In Paraburkholderia caribensis, a single window of DNA contains:
- a CDS encoding DUF934 domain-containing protein — MASIIKDRAIVNDDFTVIRAAEDGALPAAGALPAGKVIVPFALWQASRDELTASRSAQEIGVWLAPDSEPADIVADFDKIALIAVDFPVFRDGRGYSTARLLRERYGYKGEIRAIGDVLRDQLRFYERCGFNAYALREDKDIEDALKAFTEFTVQYQGAFDDPSPLFRHREAAAAAQKASV, encoded by the coding sequence ATGGCATCGATTATCAAGGACCGCGCAATCGTCAACGACGACTTCACGGTGATCCGCGCAGCCGAAGACGGCGCGTTGCCCGCAGCCGGCGCTTTGCCCGCCGGCAAGGTCATCGTCCCGTTCGCGCTGTGGCAGGCGTCGCGCGACGAACTGACGGCGTCGCGCAGCGCGCAGGAAATCGGCGTGTGGCTCGCGCCTGACAGCGAACCCGCCGACATCGTCGCGGACTTCGACAAGATCGCGTTGATCGCGGTGGACTTTCCCGTGTTCCGCGACGGCCGCGGCTACAGCACGGCGCGCCTGTTGCGCGAGCGTTATGGCTACAAGGGCGAGATTCGCGCGATCGGCGACGTGCTGCGCGACCAGTTGCGCTTCTACGAACGTTGCGGCTTCAACGCGTACGCACTGCGCGAAGACAAGGACATCGAAGACGCGCTGAAGGCCTTCACCGAATTCACTGTCCAGTATCAGGGTGCGTTCGACGATCCTTCGCCACTCTTTCGCCATCGCGAAGCGGCTGCTGCCGCGCAGAAGGCGTCGGTATGA
- a CDS encoding phosphoadenylyl-sulfate reductase gives MTSATGVTAELQAKIERLDALLDSIAQRHDKVKLASSLAAEDMLLTHAILSRGVKIGIFSLNTGRLHAETLGMIDRVRERYGYEIEQFHPQADAVDEYVAQHGLNAFYESIDLRKRCCEIRKVEPLNRALSEVGAWVTGQRREQSVTRAELHEEEQDHARNIGKYNPLADWTEADVWAYLKAFDVPVNPLHARGYPSIGCEPCTRAVRPGEDSRAGRWWWESRDTKECGLHITTIPVTVISENASVQ, from the coding sequence ATGACGAGCGCAACGGGCGTCACGGCTGAACTGCAAGCGAAGATCGAACGTCTGGACGCGCTGCTCGATTCGATCGCGCAGCGTCACGACAAGGTCAAGCTCGCGAGCAGCCTCGCGGCGGAAGACATGCTGCTGACGCATGCCATTTTGTCGCGTGGCGTGAAGATCGGCATTTTCTCGCTGAACACCGGTCGTCTGCATGCGGAAACGCTCGGCATGATCGACCGCGTGCGCGAGCGTTACGGCTATGAGATCGAGCAGTTTCATCCGCAGGCGGATGCCGTCGACGAATACGTCGCGCAGCACGGCCTGAATGCGTTCTACGAAAGCATCGATCTGCGCAAGCGCTGCTGCGAGATCCGCAAGGTCGAGCCGCTGAACCGCGCGCTGTCGGAAGTCGGCGCGTGGGTGACGGGCCAGCGGCGCGAGCAGTCGGTGACGCGCGCGGAACTGCACGAGGAAGAGCAGGACCACGCTCGCAATATCGGCAAGTACAATCCGCTCGCCGACTGGACGGAAGCGGATGTGTGGGCTTACCTGAAGGCGTTCGACGTGCCCGTGAATCCGCTGCATGCACGCGGCTATCCGAGCATCGGCTGCGAGCCGTGTACGCGCGCCGTGCGCCCGGGCGAAGACAGCCGGGCAGGGCGCTGGTGGTGGGAGTCGCGCGATACGAAGGAATGCGGGCTCCACATCACGACGATCCCGGTCACGGTGATTAGCGAGAACGCCTCCGTCCAATGA
- a CDS encoding sirohydrochlorin chelatase: protein MGSHGVVLFAHGARDPRWAEPFERLRARLLELRGEAAGPVSLAFLELMTPGLPEAVAAQVAAGAAVVSVVPVFFGQGGHVRRDLPVILDQCRSANPSVEIRCSTAVGEDAEVIEAIAIYCLRQALV from the coding sequence ATGGGATCTCATGGCGTGGTGCTGTTTGCGCATGGCGCGAGAGATCCTCGCTGGGCCGAGCCTTTCGAGCGGCTGCGCGCCCGGTTGCTTGAGTTGCGCGGGGAGGCCGCTGGGCCGGTTTCGTTGGCGTTTCTTGAGCTTATGACGCCTGGTTTGCCTGAGGCTGTGGCTGCTCAGGTCGCAGCAGGTGCTGCCGTTGTCAGCGTTGTGCCGGTTTTTTTTGGGCAAGGTGGGCATGTTCGGCGTGATCTGCCGGTGATTCTTGATCAGTGCCGCAGCGCGAATCCTTCTGTTGAGATTCGTTGTAGTACGGCTGTTGGCGAGGATGCCGAAGTGATTGAGGCGATTGCTATCTATTGCCTGCGGCAGGCTTTGGTTTGA
- the lptG gene encoding LPS export ABC transporter permease LptG: MRIYEKYFARQVYLTFIFILFAFSGLFFFFDLINELNSVGHGNYKFQYAVLRVALQTPSRFYEIIPVAALISAIYVFAQMAANSEYTIFRVSGLATNQALRSLLKIGIPLVFLTYIIGEVVGPYTDQLSERVRLEALGSSVSSNFESGVWVKDTLTARADGEQVTRFVNVGQLQPDATISNVRIYEFDSKFRLSNVRIAKSGKYQPPGHWLLTDVTDTQLIDVAQDSSKPADALNPVYRAKQVTLPEYSLRSELTPQILSVLLVAPERMSMFNLFRYIQHLTENHQDTQRYEIALWRKVLYPFAVFVMLVLSLPFAYLHTRAGVVGVKVFGGIMLGMSFQLFNTLFSHIGNLNTWPAPLTAATPGLIYLVLGLVGLKWVDRH, encoded by the coding sequence ATGCGCATCTATGAAAAGTATTTCGCGCGTCAGGTTTACCTCACGTTCATCTTCATTCTGTTCGCGTTCTCGGGTCTGTTCTTCTTCTTCGACCTGATCAACGAACTGAACTCGGTCGGCCACGGCAACTACAAGTTCCAGTACGCGGTGCTGCGCGTCGCGCTGCAAACGCCGTCGCGTTTCTACGAAATCATTCCCGTTGCGGCGTTGATCAGCGCGATCTACGTGTTCGCGCAGATGGCGGCGAATTCCGAGTACACGATTTTCCGCGTGTCCGGTCTCGCCACCAACCAGGCGCTGCGCTCGCTGCTGAAGATCGGTATCCCGCTGGTGTTCCTCACGTACATCATTGGCGAAGTGGTCGGGCCGTACACGGATCAGTTGTCGGAGCGGGTGCGTCTGGAGGCGCTCGGGTCGTCGGTGTCGAGCAATTTCGAGTCGGGCGTCTGGGTGAAGGACACGCTGACGGCGCGTGCCGACGGCGAACAGGTGACGCGCTTCGTGAACGTCGGGCAGTTGCAGCCGGACGCGACTATCTCGAACGTGCGCATCTACGAGTTCGACTCGAAGTTCCGTCTGTCGAACGTGCGCATCGCGAAGTCGGGCAAGTATCAGCCGCCCGGCCACTGGCTGCTGACGGACGTCACGGACACGCAACTGATCGACGTCGCGCAGGACTCCAGCAAGCCCGCCGATGCGTTGAACCCGGTGTATCGCGCGAAGCAGGTGACGTTGCCTGAATACTCGCTGCGCTCGGAATTGACGCCGCAGATTCTGTCGGTGCTGCTGGTTGCGCCGGAGCGGATGTCGATGTTCAATCTGTTCCGTTATATCCAGCACTTGACCGAGAACCATCAGGACACGCAACGGTACGAGATCGCGCTGTGGCGCAAGGTGTTGTATCCGTTCGCGGTGTTCGTGATGCTGGTGCTGTCGCTGCCGTTTGCTTACCTGCACACGCGCGCGGGCGTGGTTGGGGTGAAGGTGTTCGGCGGGATCATGCTGGGGATGAGCTTTCAGCTGTTCAATACGCTGTTCTCGCACATCGGCAATCTGAATACGTGGCCAGCGCCGTTGACGGCGGCGACGCCGGGGTTGATCTATCTCGTGCTTGGGCTCGTCGGGCTCAAGTGGGTCGACAGGCATTAG
- the bla gene encoding class A beta-lactamase, which translates to MPFSSLRRSLLIALAAVPVIGVRAQPASSVSINLAARERFEKLEASSGGRLGVAALNTADGSYVGYRESERFPMCSTFKLLVVALVLKRSMAERGLLDERVRYGDADLVANSPVTKRRVGEGMTIGELSAAALQHSDNTAANLLLTAVGGPEVLNQFALSIGDEWFDLLRGEPEVNASVPGDMRDTTTPRAMMLDVQKLLLADDVLGPQQRALLKAWMLGNVTGAARIRAAVSGSGSRSGWLVADKTGSGDYGTANDVAVVYPPSAAPFVIAVYFTGVMPKETLPRDEVVVEAARIVFDVMK; encoded by the coding sequence ATGCCTTTTTCTTCTTTGCGTCGTTCTTTACTGATTGCGCTTGCGGCCGTTCCCGTGATCGGCGTGCGTGCGCAGCCGGCTTCTTCTGTGTCGATCAATCTCGCTGCGCGCGAGCGGTTCGAAAAACTGGAAGCGTCGAGCGGTGGCCGCCTTGGTGTGGCTGCGCTCAATACGGCGGATGGGTCGTATGTCGGCTATCGCGAGTCGGAGCGCTTTCCGATGTGCAGCACGTTCAAGCTGCTTGTCGTTGCGCTGGTTTTGAAGCGCAGCATGGCCGAGCGTGGTTTGCTCGATGAGCGTGTTCGATACGGTGACGCGGATCTCGTCGCTAACTCGCCTGTTACGAAGCGGCGCGTGGGCGAGGGCATGACGATCGGCGAACTGAGTGCCGCGGCGCTGCAGCACAGCGATAACACGGCAGCTAACTTGTTGCTGACGGCTGTTGGTGGGCCGGAAGTGTTGAACCAGTTCGCGCTTTCGATTGGGGATGAGTGGTTTGATTTGTTGCGCGGGGAGCCGGAGGTTAATGCATCCGTGCCCGGCGACATGCGGGATACCACGACGCCGCGGGCGATGATGCTCGATGTGCAGAAGCTTTTGCTCGCGGATGATGTGCTGGGGCCGCAGCAGCGGGCGCTGTTGAAGGCGTGGATGCTGGGTAATGTTACTGGCGCGGCCAGGATTCGGGCTGCTGTGTCCGGTTCTGGTTCTCGTTCTGGTTGGCTGGTCGCCGACAAGACAGGGAGCGGGGATTACGGCACGGCTAATGATGTGGCTGTGGTGTATCCGCCTTCGGCGGCGCCTTTTGTTATCGCTGTCTATTTCACTGGCGTGATGCCGAAGGAGACGCTGCCGCGGGATGAGGTTGTTGTTGAGGCTGCGAGGATCGTGTTTGATGTGATGAAGTGA
- a CDS encoding sulfate adenylyltransferase subunit 1 has protein sequence MSIHQPEDLGVLRFITAGSVDDGKSTLIGRLLYDSKAVLSDQLSALSRAKNKRTVGDEIDLSLLTDGLEAEREQGITIDVAYRYFATAKRKFIIADTPGHEQYTRNMVTGASTAHAAIILVDATRVTFENGVAQLLPQTKRHSAIVKLLGLQHAIVAINKMDLVDYSEARFNEIRDAYVTLARQLGLADVRFVPVSALKGDNIVTASERMPWYAGEPLLDVLEALPVELPTHQALRFPVQWVARQDGSQADDFRGYMGRVESGEVKLGDSIVVLPANRQATVAEIIAPVPGGTAQVDRAFAGQTVTIRLAEDVDVSRGDTFVLATGVVQPAKKLEADLCWFDDTPLSTARKYLLKQTTSTVFARIGGIQQVLDVHTLSHATDRHELAMNDIGRVSLTLQKPIVADDYDTHPGTGAFVLIDEATHHTVAAGMIRSFSA, from the coding sequence ATGAGCATTCATCAACCTGAAGACCTCGGCGTGCTTCGTTTCATCACGGCTGGCAGCGTCGACGACGGCAAGAGCACGTTGATCGGCCGCCTGCTGTACGACAGCAAGGCTGTGCTGTCGGATCAACTGTCGGCGCTCTCGCGTGCGAAGAACAAGCGCACGGTCGGCGACGAAATCGATCTGTCGCTGCTGACGGACGGCCTCGAAGCCGAACGCGAGCAGGGCATCACGATCGACGTGGCATACCGCTACTTCGCGACGGCGAAGCGCAAGTTCATCATCGCCGACACGCCCGGCCACGAGCAGTACACGCGCAACATGGTGACGGGCGCCTCGACGGCGCACGCCGCGATCATTCTCGTCGACGCCACGCGCGTCACGTTCGAGAACGGCGTCGCGCAATTGCTGCCGCAGACCAAGCGCCACAGCGCGATCGTCAAGCTGCTCGGCCTGCAGCACGCGATCGTCGCGATCAACAAGATGGACCTCGTCGACTACAGCGAAGCGCGTTTCAACGAAATCCGCGACGCGTATGTCACGCTGGCGCGCCAGCTCGGCCTTGCCGATGTGCGCTTCGTGCCCGTGTCGGCGCTGAAGGGCGACAACATCGTGACGGCGAGCGAGCGCATGCCGTGGTATGCGGGCGAGCCGCTGCTCGACGTGCTCGAAGCGCTGCCCGTCGAACTGCCGACGCATCAGGCGCTGCGTTTCCCGGTGCAATGGGTCGCGCGTCAGGACGGCAGCCAGGCCGACGATTTCCGCGGCTACATGGGTCGCGTCGAATCGGGCGAAGTGAAGCTCGGCGATTCGATCGTCGTGCTGCCGGCGAACCGTCAGGCGACCGTCGCTGAGATCATCGCGCCCGTGCCGGGTGGCACGGCGCAAGTGGACCGCGCGTTCGCGGGCCAGACGGTGACGATCCGTCTGGCTGAAGACGTCGACGTGTCGCGCGGCGATACGTTCGTGCTGGCAACGGGTGTCGTGCAACCGGCGAAGAAGCTCGAAGCGGACCTGTGCTGGTTCGACGACACGCCGCTGTCGACGGCCCGCAAGTATCTGCTGAAGCAGACCACGAGCACGGTGTTCGCGCGCATCGGCGGCATCCAGCAGGTGCTCGACGTGCACACGCTGTCGCATGCGACGGACCGTCACGAACTGGCGATGAACGATATCGGCCGCGTGTCGCTGACGCTGCAAAAGCCGATCGTCGCCGACGATTACGACACGCATCCGGGCACGGGCGCTTTCGTGCTGATCGACGAAGCAACGCATCACACGGTCGCGGCCGGCATGATTCGTTCTTTCTCCGCTTGA
- the lptF gene encoding LPS export ABC transporter permease LptF gives MIFERSLQRELAYTAGAVFMVLLTLVLTTMMIRIVGFAASGEIDPRDVLVLIGLTVIGYLAIMLVATLFVSILFVLTRWYKDSEMVVWLASGVSLTRFIKPIGLFATPIIILIAFFVFVGWPWSNQQSKLIRARFQQRDEVSLLAPGQFRESATSHRVFFIEKMSPDQGHVENVFVTSTEGGKVNVVVSKNGHTETHKNGDRFVVLENGRRYDGEPGHPDFRIMEFERYGVKIQSQPVVNTPTTTGTPTLDLFRDPTRQNLAEFAWRAGLPLIAINLMLLAIPLAHQNPRRSRTINLVMAVLIYLTYSNLLNVVQSWIEQGKMSFGVGLVGLHVVVALVVAFIFWLRVRNRPLFTRATFSRSSSRPAQGA, from the coding sequence ATGATTTTTGAACGCTCTCTCCAGCGCGAACTGGCGTATACGGCTGGCGCCGTGTTCATGGTTCTGCTCACGCTGGTCCTGACGACGATGATGATCCGCATCGTCGGCTTCGCGGCGTCCGGTGAAATCGACCCGCGCGACGTGCTCGTGCTGATCGGTCTGACGGTCATCGGCTACCTCGCGATCATGCTGGTCGCGACGCTGTTCGTGTCGATCCTGTTCGTGCTCACGCGCTGGTACAAGGATTCCGAAATGGTCGTGTGGCTCGCCTCGGGCGTCAGCCTCACACGCTTCATCAAGCCGATCGGCCTGTTCGCGACGCCCATCATCATTCTGATTGCCTTCTTCGTGTTCGTCGGCTGGCCGTGGTCGAACCAGCAGAGCAAGCTGATCCGCGCGCGCTTCCAGCAGCGCGACGAGGTCTCGCTGCTCGCGCCGGGCCAGTTCCGCGAATCGGCTACGAGCCATCGCGTGTTCTTCATCGAGAAGATGTCGCCCGATCAGGGTCACGTCGAAAACGTATTCGTCACGAGCACCGAGGGCGGCAAGGTGAACGTGGTCGTGTCGAAGAACGGCCACACGGAAACGCATAAGAACGGCGACCGCTTCGTCGTGCTCGAAAACGGCCGCCGCTATGACGGCGAGCCGGGCCATCCCGACTTCCGCATCATGGAGTTCGAGCGCTATGGCGTGAAGATCCAGAGCCAGCCGGTCGTCAATACGCCCACCACGACGGGCACGCCGACGCTCGACCTGTTCCGCGACCCGACCCGCCAGAATCTGGCTGAATTCGCATGGCGCGCGGGCCTGCCCTTGATCGCGATCAACCTGATGCTGCTCGCCATCCCGCTCGCGCACCAGAATCCGCGCCGCAGCCGCACGATTAATCTCGTGATGGCCGTGCTGATCTATCTGACGTACTCGAACCTGCTGAACGTCGTGCAGTCGTGGATCGAGCAAGGCAAGATGTCGTTCGGCGTGGGGCTCGTGGGGTTGCATGTCGTGGTAGCGCTGGTCGTCGCGTTCATTTTCTGGCTGCGGGTGCGCAACCGGCCGCTCTTCACGCGGGCGACGTTCAGCCGGTCGTCGAGCCGTCCGGCGCAGGGAGCGTGA
- the cobA gene encoding uroporphyrinogen-III C-methyltransferase: MGKVYLIGAGPGAADLITVRGARLLGLADVVLHDALVEPAMLDYAPRARKIAVGKRCGQRSTAQHFINKQIVDAARQHGVVVRLKGGDPMLFGRADEEMRALEAAGIEYEVVPGITAALASAASLRRSLTLRGVSRSVALATHSRAPDSAEIREQVNADSLVFYMGRDSAPEIAQQLIDAGRPGSTPVAIVEACSTPRERMLTLTLDGLAAGDAQLWLDASQPSLLMIGDAFAERVACSDPESAVEQGQPVLRVA; encoded by the coding sequence ATGGGTAAGGTGTATCTGATCGGCGCCGGGCCAGGCGCTGCCGACCTGATCACGGTTCGCGGCGCGCGGTTGCTGGGGCTCGCCGATGTCGTGCTGCACGATGCGCTCGTCGAGCCGGCGATGCTCGATTACGCACCGCGGGCGCGCAAGATCGCGGTGGGCAAGCGTTGTGGGCAGCGCTCGACGGCGCAGCACTTCATCAACAAGCAGATCGTCGATGCCGCGCGCCAGCATGGTGTCGTCGTGCGGTTGAAGGGTGGCGATCCGATGCTGTTTGGTCGCGCCGATGAAGAGATGCGTGCGCTGGAGGCGGCCGGCATCGAGTATGAAGTCGTGCCGGGCATCACGGCGGCGTTGGCGAGTGCGGCGTCGCTGCGACGTTCTTTGACGCTGCGCGGCGTGTCGCGCAGTGTGGCGCTCGCGACGCACAGCCGCGCACCGGATTCCGCCGAGATTCGCGAGCAGGTGAACGCGGATTCGCTGGTGTTTTACATGGGCCGCGACAGCGCGCCCGAGATCGCGCAGCAACTGATCGACGCGGGCCGTCCGGGTTCGACGCCGGTGGCGATTGTCGAGGCATGCTCGACGCCGCGCGAGCGCATGTTGACGCTGACGCTCGATGGACTTGCGGCTGGCGATGCGCAATTGTGGCTCGACGCGTCACAGCCTTCGCTGCTGATGATTGGCGACGCGTTTGCCGAGCGGGTTGCGTGCAGCGATCCTGAGTCGGCTGTGGAGCAAGGTCAGCCAGTTTTGCGGGTCGCTTAA
- the cysD gene encoding sulfate adenylyltransferase subunit CysD → MSTTLDSTVNPLNVTANRMDHLDWLEAESIHILRELVAECSKPALLFSGGKDSVVVLALALKAFGLGANRKTQLPFPLVHIDTGHNYDEVIDFRDRRAKEIGAELVVGHVEDSIRKGTVRLRRETDSRNAAQAVTLLETIEQYGYTAMIGGARRDEEKARAKERIFSFRDEFGQWDPKAQRPELWSLYNARLHQGEHLRVFPISNWTELDVWQYIARENLELPSIYYAHKREIVRRNGLLVPVTPLTPIREGESSEEAVVRFRTVGDISCTCPVESDADDLEKIIAETAVTEITERGATRMDDQTSEAAMETRKKQGYF, encoded by the coding sequence ATGAGCACGACGCTCGATTCCACTGTCAACCCGCTGAACGTCACGGCGAACCGGATGGACCACCTCGACTGGCTCGAGGCAGAGTCGATTCACATCCTGCGCGAACTCGTTGCCGAATGCAGCAAGCCGGCGCTGCTGTTCTCGGGCGGCAAGGATTCCGTCGTCGTGCTGGCGCTCGCGTTGAAGGCGTTCGGCCTCGGCGCGAACCGCAAGACGCAGCTGCCGTTCCCGCTGGTGCACATTGACACCGGCCACAACTACGACGAAGTGATCGACTTCCGCGACCGCCGCGCGAAGGAAATCGGCGCGGAACTGGTGGTCGGCCACGTCGAAGATTCGATCAGGAAGGGCACCGTGCGTCTGCGCCGCGAGACGGATTCGCGCAACGCCGCGCAAGCCGTCACGCTGCTGGAAACGATCGAGCAATACGGCTACACGGCAATGATCGGCGGCGCGCGCCGCGATGAAGAAAAGGCGCGCGCGAAAGAACGCATCTTCTCGTTCCGCGACGAGTTCGGCCAGTGGGACCCGAAGGCGCAGCGCCCGGAACTGTGGAGCCTGTATAACGCGCGTCTGCATCAAGGCGAGCATCTGCGCGTGTTTCCGATCTCGAACTGGACGGAACTCGACGTGTGGCAATACATCGCTCGCGAGAACCTCGAACTGCCGTCCATCTATTACGCGCACAAGCGCGAGATCGTGCGCCGCAACGGCCTGCTCGTGCCCGTGACGCCGCTTACGCCGATCCGCGAAGGCGAGTCGAGCGAAGAGGCGGTGGTGCGTTTCCGTACCGTGGGCGACATCAGTTGCACGTGCCCCGTTGAAAGCGATGCGGACGATCTGGAAAAGATCATCGCCGAAACGGCCGTGACGGAAATCACGGAACGCGGCGCGACGCGCATGGACGACCAGACGTCGGAAGCGGCGATGGAAACGCGCAAGAAACAAGGTTATTTCTAA